The sequence CCTGACGCTTCAACAATGTCCTGAATCGTTTTACCCGGCTTGACGTTGATCGCCAGGAAGTCGTTCATAATTTCTACACGTGTTGTCATCTTTAACTCCTTTTTTTACTCGAATGGTTTAACGATAATATCGCTTCTTACAATGCACTGGCATGCGAGACGAATCGGTGTCTGGCGGTTGAATTGCTGGGCAACTTCCGCCTCCTTTTTCGTAATCGCACCCATTTCGACCAGGGTGTCGAGCTCTTTGTCTTCCATATAGTAAGACTGAGCATGTGCATCATAATCTTCGGCCGTAGAGTTCATTGGCTCTTCGACGCTGAGATCTTCGATCTTTACCGCACAGCTCCCGCACGTCCCGTCCTTGCACTCGGTCGGGATTTTCACGCCGTTGCTCTCCGCTACACGCAGAAGCACGTCGCCGGTA is a genomic window of Sulfurimonas sp. HSL1-2 containing:
- a CDS encoding 2Fe-2S iron-sulfur cluster binding domain-containing protein — translated: MDKRVQARTGDVLLRVAESNGVKIPTECKDGTCGSCAVKIEDLSVEEPMNSTAEDYDAHAQSYYMEDKELDTLVEMGAITKKEAEVAQQFNRQTPIRLACQCIVRSDIIVKPFE